From the Veillonellales bacterium genome, one window contains:
- a CDS encoding NAD-dependent epimerase/dehydratase family protein — translation MKVLVTGTAGFVGQNLSIRLSRENDITLLPFDIGNTESELIATLSEADAVIHLAGINRPLDPSEFVTGNVGLTSIIADELEKLKKHLPIIFSSSIQAELDNEYGKSKRVAEERLKTYAEKTGAAVRIFRFANIFGKWCRPNYNSAVTTFCYNIAHELPISIRVPNAPLRLVYIDDVVEAIATALRAEKKGFAFCNAEPVYETTVGNVAAMIQDIHDKRANALVGDYSNSFYKKLATTYLSYIDIPGLVTAPVLKSDERGWLFELIKSDSAGQIFVSTTKPGKKRGNHYHDTKVEKFCLVKGRARISLRKVNGTEHYAFDVDDSDIHIVDIPPGYTHSLENTGTEDCIVLFWANEIMNPARSDTFRLEV, via the coding sequence ATGAAGGTTCTCGTAACGGGAACGGCTGGTTTTGTGGGACAGAACCTTTCGATAAGGCTTTCGAGAGAAAATGACATAACGCTGCTCCCTTTCGATATCGGCAACACGGAATCGGAATTGATCGCAACCCTTTCGGAGGCCGATGCCGTCATCCACCTTGCGGGGATTAATCGGCCGCTTGATCCGTCCGAATTCGTTACAGGCAACGTTGGCCTTACCTCCATTATTGCCGATGAACTCGAAAAACTTAAAAAACATTTGCCTATAATTTTTTCTTCCTCAATTCAAGCAGAACTGGACAACGAGTACGGAAAAAGCAAGCGCGTGGCTGAAGAAAGGCTAAAGACTTACGCCGAAAAAACAGGCGCGGCGGTACGAATCTTCCGCTTTGCCAACATATTCGGCAAGTGGTGCAGGCCCAACTACAATTCCGCCGTCACCACCTTCTGCTACAATATTGCGCACGAACTGCCGATAAGCATCCGCGTTCCTAATGCGCCATTACGTCTTGTGTACATCGATGATGTTGTCGAGGCAATAGCCACGGCATTGAGAGCGGAAAAGAAAGGCTTTGCCTTCTGCAATGCCGAGCCCGTCTACGAAACGACCGTCGGCAATGTCGCCGCGATGATTCAGGATATTCACGACAAGCGTGCGAACGCTCTTGTCGGGGATTATTCCAACTCGTTCTACAAGAAACTCGCTACGACTTATTTAAGCTATATCGATATTCCAGGCCTTGTAACGGCGCCCGTACTCAAGTCCGACGAACGTGGCTGGCTTTTTGAGCTGATAAAGTCCGATTCCGCCGGCCAGATTTTCGTCTCGACTACGAAGCCAGGCAAGAAACGGGGCAACCACTATCACGATACAAAAGTGGAAAAATTCTGCCTTGTCAAAGGCAGGGCGCGGATATCCCTGCGGAAAGTAAACGGCACGGAGCACTATGCCTTCGATGTCGATGACAGTGACATACACATCGTCGATATACCACCCGGCTACACCCATTCGCTCGAGAATACGGGAACCGAGGACTGCATCGTTCTCTTCTGGGCGAACGAAATTATGAATCCAGCTCGTTCCGACACTTTCAGGCTGGAGGTTTGA
- the wecB gene encoding UDP-N-acetylglucosamine 2-epimerase (non-hydrolyzing), translating to MKDKLKVMTIIGTRPEIIRLSEIIRACDKSFEHLVVHTGQNWDYTLNEIFFKDLGLRAPDRYLNVVGSDLGETMGNIISASYKLLSEEKPDALLILGDTNSALCAIPAKRLKIPIFHMEAGNRCFDQNVPEEINRKIVDHIADINLPYTEHSRRYLLSEGFRKEHIFVTGSPMAEVIHKNKAKIESSKVLEEYGVQKGGYFVLSMHREENIDIEYKFNELVTALNSLAERYNLPIVFSTHPRTWKRLETNHVSLNPLIHSVKPLGFTDYCRLQCDAKCVISDSGTLSEESSILRFPAVLLRNSTERPEVLDKGTIVIGGYTAETLLQAAAMAMDLFDGEDRRPADYRDSVVAGKVVRIIQSYTPIINRIVWDK from the coding sequence ATGAAAGATAAACTTAAAGTGATGACCATAATCGGGACAAGGCCGGAGATAATCCGGCTCTCCGAGATAATCAGGGCCTGCGACAAGAGCTTCGAGCACCTTGTCGTCCACACGGGCCAGAACTGGGACTATACGCTCAACGAAATTTTCTTCAAGGACCTAGGGCTGAGGGCTCCCGACCGCTACCTCAACGTTGTCGGCAGCGATCTCGGCGAGACCATGGGGAATATCATTTCGGCATCGTACAAATTGCTTTCGGAAGAGAAACCCGATGCTCTCCTCATCCTGGGGGATACGAATTCCGCCCTGTGCGCGATTCCCGCGAAGCGTCTGAAAATACCCATTTTCCACATGGAAGCGGGGAACCGATGCTTCGATCAAAACGTGCCCGAGGAAATAAACAGAAAAATAGTCGATCACATCGCGGATATCAACCTTCCCTACACGGAACATTCGCGGCGGTACCTGCTTTCCGAGGGTTTCCGCAAGGAACACATCTTCGTCACAGGCTCGCCAATGGCCGAGGTTATCCACAAAAACAAGGCGAAAATCGAATCTTCGAAAGTGCTTGAGGAATATGGCGTCCAGAAGGGGGGTTATTTCGTTTTAAGCATGCACCGCGAGGAAAACATCGATATCGAGTATAAGTTCAACGAGCTTGTTACAGCCCTGAACAGCCTTGCGGAACGATATAATCTCCCCATCGTATTTTCGACACATCCACGAACATGGAAGCGCCTCGAAACCAATCATGTGTCCCTGAATCCGCTCATACATAGCGTAAAGCCACTCGGTTTTACCGACTATTGTCGACTTCAGTGTGATGCCAAGTGCGTCATTTCCGATTCAGGGACTTTGAGCGAAGAGTCTTCCATCCTCAGGTTCCCCGCCGTCCTGCTGCGAAATTCGACCGAGCGTCCGGAAGTGCTGGACAAGGGAACTATTGTTATTGGCGGGTATACGGCAGAAACATTGCTGCAGGCGGCCGCTATGGCAATGGACTTGTTCGATGGCGAGGACAGGCGCCCTGCTGACTACAGGGATAGCGTTGTCGCTGGCAAAGTCGTCAGGATAATCCAAAGTTATACGCCTATAATAAATAGAATTGTTTGGGATAAATGA
- a CDS encoding DegT/DnrJ/EryC1/StrS family aminotransferase, producing the protein MIPFLSLKDINASFEPELSNVVQRVVSSGWFLQGEEVKNFESKFAKYCGVSHCIGVANGLDALTLILRAYKILGLLKDGDEVIVPANTYIASILAVSANDLVPVPVEPKLTTYLIDEEKIEAAITSKTKAIMPVHLYGQLCNMNAINAIAKKYNLFVIEDSAQTHGAKSEGKRAGSFGDASGFSFYPSKNLGSLGDAGAVTTNDDQLAGLIRQLANYGSEKKYVNNYKGVNSRLDEIQAAVLSLKLKRLDLDNLKRRNIAIRYKTEIGNGIVALPYGVESESHVIHVFVVRCQYRDRLIQHLTQMGIQTLIHYPIPPHKQLAYHEWNNRSYPITEKIHNEILSIPMSPTLTGNEIDAVISGLNAFNV; encoded by the coding sequence ATGATACCATTTTTGTCTCTTAAAGATATCAATGCATCATTTGAACCAGAGTTAAGCAATGTTGTTCAACGTGTCGTTAGTTCTGGGTGGTTTTTGCAGGGAGAAGAAGTTAAGAATTTTGAATCAAAATTTGCAAAATATTGTGGAGTGTCGCATTGCATAGGCGTAGCAAATGGCCTTGATGCACTGACACTTATTTTGCGTGCGTATAAAATACTTGGATTACTAAAAGATGGTGATGAAGTAATTGTCCCAGCAAACACCTATATTGCTAGTATTCTTGCTGTCAGTGCTAATGACTTAGTTCCTGTTCCTGTTGAGCCTAAACTTACGACTTATTTGATTGATGAAGAAAAAATTGAAGCGGCTATAACTTCGAAAACAAAGGCAATAATGCCTGTGCATCTTTATGGTCAGCTATGCAATATGAATGCAATCAATGCCATAGCAAAAAAGTACAATTTGTTCGTAATTGAAGATTCTGCGCAAACTCACGGAGCAAAAAGCGAGGGGAAGAGGGCTGGTTCCTTTGGTGACGCATCCGGGTTTAGTTTCTATCCTTCGAAGAACCTTGGTTCATTAGGCGATGCCGGAGCAGTAACGACGAACGATGATCAGTTGGCTGGACTAATTAGGCAGCTAGCAAATTATGGTTCTGAAAAAAAATATGTAAACAACTATAAAGGGGTTAATTCACGTTTAGATGAAATACAAGCTGCGGTGTTGTCCCTAAAACTTAAACGCTTGGATTTAGATAACTTAAAAAGACGGAACATTGCTATTAGATACAAAACAGAAATTGGGAATGGTATAGTTGCGCTGCCGTATGGAGTTGAGTCTGAATCACACGTTATTCATGTTTTTGTTGTCAGGTGCCAATATCGTGACCGGCTTATTCAACACCTCACTCAAATGGGAATACAGACGCTTATTCATTACCCAATTCCTCCGCATAAGCAGTTAGCTTATCATGAATGGAATAACCGTAGTTATCCTATAACTGAAAAAATCCATAATGAAATTTTGAGTATTCCTATGAGCCCAACTTTGACAGGAAATGAAATTGATGCTGTTATCAGTGGCTTGAATGCATTCAATGTTTAA
- a CDS encoding FdtA/QdtA family cupin domain-containing protein has protein sequence MIKYVFDDKTDLRGSLVAIEGNHEIPFPIKRVYYMYNIQNAASRGCHAHKKLQQVLICINGQCSILLDNGFEKEKLILSKKTEGLYIPPRIWHEIHACTADAIIISLASDYYDESDYIRNYDDFRKYIAANKEGLL, from the coding sequence ATGATAAAGTATGTTTTTGATGACAAAACAGATCTACGGGGATCTTTGGTTGCTATTGAGGGGAATCATGAAATACCTTTTCCTATTAAGCGGGTTTATTATATGTATAATATTCAAAATGCCGCATCAAGAGGTTGCCATGCGCATAAAAAACTTCAGCAGGTTCTTATTTGCATAAATGGTCAATGTAGTATATTGCTAGATAATGGCTTCGAAAAAGAAAAGCTCATCTTATCGAAAAAAACAGAAGGGTTATATATACCTCCCAGAATTTGGCATGAGATTCACGCATGTACTGCTGATGCAATAATTATTTCTTTGGCAAGTGATTATTATGATGAATCAGATTACATCAGAAATTATGATGATTTTAGGAAATATATTGCTGCAAACAAAGAAGGCCTTTTATGA
- the rfbB gene encoding dTDP-glucose 4,6-dehydratase: MRSFKNILVTGGAGFIGSNFIRYFFNQPLFAGNIINLDLLTYAGNLANLDDIQEKYGNSRYFFVHGDIGNSELVRGIFRRYSIDTVVHFAAESHVDRSIRDPSAFLHTNVIGTQILLGIAHDEWGTRTDVLFHHVSTDEVYGSLGESGFFTEQTAYNPRSPYSASKASADHLVMAYYYTYGLPITISNCSNNYGPYQFPEKLIPLMINNMKQRLPLPIYGDGKNIRDWLYVEDHCSAVLAIMQKGAIGEKYNIGGETEWQNIRLVKELCEIYALETGDKPQEILSLISFVKDRPGHDFRYAIDCSKVKNKLGWKRSMDFKQGLERTVKWYLENPEWIENIISGEYKEWIKSNYYDRRSFSCKRDF, encoded by the coding sequence ATGAGAAGTTTCAAAAATATTCTTGTCACTGGTGGCGCGGGATTTATTGGTTCAAATTTTATTCGTTATTTTTTTAATCAGCCATTGTTTGCCGGAAACATTATAAACCTGGATTTACTTACGTATGCGGGTAATCTTGCGAATCTTGATGATATTCAAGAAAAATATGGGAACTCTCGCTACTTTTTTGTCCATGGGGATATAGGAAACAGTGAGCTTGTCAGGGGTATTTTTCGTAGATACTCAATAGATACCGTTGTACACTTTGCAGCTGAGAGTCATGTTGATAGATCTATTCGTGATCCATCCGCCTTTCTACATACCAATGTGATTGGAACTCAGATTCTTTTGGGTATTGCACATGATGAGTGGGGGACGCGAACGGATGTGCTTTTCCATCATGTCAGCACAGATGAAGTATACGGCTCTTTAGGCGAAAGTGGTTTTTTTACCGAACAAACGGCTTATAATCCACGAAGTCCTTATTCGGCTTCTAAAGCATCAGCGGATCATTTAGTCATGGCATACTATTATACTTATGGCCTGCCTATCACTATTTCTAATTGTTCAAACAATTATGGTCCTTATCAGTTTCCTGAAAAATTGATCCCTTTGATGATTAATAATATGAAACAGCGATTGCCATTACCAATTTATGGTGATGGCAAAAATATTCGTGATTGGCTCTATGTTGAGGATCATTGTTCAGCCGTTTTGGCCATAATGCAAAAAGGTGCTATCGGAGAAAAATATAATATCGGCGGCGAAACTGAGTGGCAGAACATTCGTCTGGTTAAAGAACTATGTGAAATATATGCTTTGGAGACAGGAGATAAGCCTCAAGAAATATTATCACTTATTTCTTTTGTGAAGGATCGACCAGGTCATGATTTTCGGTATGCAATTGATTGTAGCAAAGTTAAGAATAAACTTGGATGGAAACGATCAATGGATTTTAAACAAGGCCTTGAGAGGACAGTTAAATGGTATCTTGAGAATCCCGAGTGGATTGAAAATATAATTAGTGGAGAATATAAAGAATGGATAAAAAGTAACTATTATGATCGTCGATCTTTTAGTTGCAAGAGAGATTTTTGA
- a CDS encoding polysaccharide biosynthesis protein, which translates to MKPNDILLITGGTGSFGNAVLREYIDKDSISEIRIFSRDEKKQDDMRHLYQSEKIKYYIGDVRDIQSVRDAMKDVDYVFHAAALKQVPSCEFYPVEAVRTNILGADNVLTAAIECGVKRVVVLSTDKAVYPINAMGMSKALMEKVMIAKSRDLDEKKQVVCGTRYGNVMASRGSVIPLFIEQIMAGKPITITDPEMTRFMLHLDEAVELVEYAFENARNGDIFVKKAPACTLADLAQALKELLDADTEVHVIGTRHGEKVYETLVNREEMAKAVDMGEYYRIPADTRDLNYDQYFSDGNEKVKQAAEYTSHNTRRLDVVGTKKLLMTLDCVHEARRQRGFE; encoded by the coding sequence ATGAAACCAAACGATATTCTTCTAATCACTGGTGGTACTGGCTCCTTTGGTAATGCCGTACTACGGGAGTATATAGACAAAGATTCTATATCGGAAATCCGCATCTTCAGTCGCGATGAAAAAAAACAGGATGACATGCGTCATCTCTATCAATCCGAGAAGATCAAATATTACATAGGGGATGTACGGGATATTCAAAGTGTGAGAGACGCCATGAAGGATGTGGATTATGTCTTCCATGCCGCTGCGCTGAAGCAGGTTCCTTCCTGTGAATTCTACCCTGTCGAGGCGGTGCGGACCAATATTCTGGGAGCCGATAACGTGCTTACAGCCGCGATCGAATGCGGGGTAAAGCGTGTTGTTGTGCTCAGCACCGACAAGGCGGTCTATCCCATAAATGCCATGGGAATGTCCAAGGCCCTCATGGAAAAAGTAATGATAGCCAAGTCCCGCGATCTCGATGAAAAGAAACAGGTTGTCTGTGGCACCCGCTATGGAAACGTTATGGCTTCCAGGGGATCGGTCATTCCTCTTTTCATCGAACAGATAATGGCCGGGAAGCCCATTACGATCACTGATCCCGAGATGACGCGGTTCATGCTGCACCTGGATGAAGCCGTCGAACTTGTCGAGTATGCCTTTGAGAACGCCCGCAACGGCGATATATTTGTAAAGAAGGCCCCTGCCTGTACGCTGGCGGATTTGGCTCAGGCCCTCAAGGAACTGCTCGACGCAGATACCGAAGTGCATGTAATCGGGACCCGTCACGGCGAAAAAGTCTACGAAACACTCGTGAACAGGGAAGAAATGGCCAAGGCAGTCGACATGGGCGAATATTACAGAATCCCCGCCGATACCCGCGATTTGAATTATGATCAATACTTCAGTGACGGCAATGAGAAAGTAAAGCAAGCGGCCGAGTATACCTCCCATAACACCCGCAGGCTCGATGTGGTGGGGACGAAAAAGCTTCTCATGACCCTTGATTGTGTTCACGAGGCGCGCAGGCAGCGAGGCTTTGAATGA